A region of Mauremys mutica isolate MM-2020 ecotype Southern chromosome 2, ASM2049712v1, whole genome shotgun sequence DNA encodes the following proteins:
- the VCPIP1 gene encoding deubiquitinating protein VCPIP1 isoform X1, giving the protein MSQPPPPPPPPQQQQPPPPVSKKRDRRIFSGTCPDPSCQARLFFPAHGPLSSGSIECTDCGQRHEQRQLLGVEEVTDPDLVLHNLLRNALLGVSGGGPPRKNTELVKVMGLSNYHCKLLSPILARYGMDKQTGKAKLLTEMNQGDVFDCALLGDRAFLIEPEHVDTMGYGKDRSGSLLYLHDTLEDIKKANNSQDCLIPVHVDGDGHCLVHAVSRALVGRELFWHALRENLKKHFKENLSRYKALFHDFIDAVEWEDIISECDPLFVPPEGVPLGLRNIHIFGLANVLHRPIILLDSLSGMRSSGDYSATFLPGLVPVEKCMGKDGMLNKPICIAWSSSGRNHYIPLVGIKGAALPKLPMKLLPKAWGVPQDLIKKYIKLEEDGCVIGGDRSLQDKYLLRLVAAMEEVFMNKHGIHPSLVADVHQYFYRRTGVIGVQPEDVTAAAKKAVVDNRLHKCLICGALSELHVPPEWLAPGGKLYNLAKSTHGQLRPDKNYSFPLNSLVCSYNSVKDVLVPDYSLSSLTACNWCHGTLVRRVRGDGSVVYLDGDRTNTKSTGGKCGCGFKHYWDGKEYDNLPEAFPITLEWGGRVVRETVYWFQYESDTTLNSNVYDVAMKLVTKHFPGEFGSEILVQKVVNTILHQTAKKNPDDYTPVNIDSAHAQRADDIQQGQDLDSQLPTKIILTGQKMKTLHKEELNMSKTERTIQQNIADQASVMQKRKTEKLKQEQKGQPRTTSPAAVRDGPSSAPATPTKTPYSPTSTKEKKIRITTNDGRQSMLTLKSTTTFVELQESIAREFNIPPYLQCIRYGFPPKELLPPKEGMENEPVPLQHGDKITIEIFKGKEEGSQSTSAPSTHAVKHEDVAVTSKISSKELQEQVDKEMYSLCLLATLMGEDVWSYAKGLPHLFQQGGVFYSIMKKTTGLADGKHCTFPYLPGKNFVYNAAEDRLELCVDAAGHFPIGPDVEDLVKEALSQVRAEATSRSREASPSHGLLKLGSGGVVKKKSEQLHNVTAFQGKGHSLGTASSSQQLDQKSRETPLLRKHNTETDFSPSPTKIEPSIFTAASGNSELIRIAPGVVTMRDSRQLDPTLIEAQRKKLQEMVSSIQASMDRHLRDQNAEQSASIDLSQRKVEAVSSSPKTGSVQANLPDSFSVTGGTEHSNTETTAGNVVNSMGATFHTRPKAPKGNSVEEAEEMDSQDAEIANTTEPMDHS; this is encoded by the exons GCCTGTCTCGAAAAAGCGGGACCGGCGCATCTTCTCCGGAACCTGCCCGGACCCCAGCTGCCAGGCGCGCCTGTTCTTCCCGGCCCACGGGCCGCTGAGCAGCGGCAGCATCGAGTGCACGGACTGCGGGCAGCGCCACGAGCAGCGGcagctgctgggggtggaggaggtgacGGACCCGGACCTGGTGCTGCACAACCTGCTGCGGAACGCGCTGCTGGGGGtgagcggcgggggcccccccaggAAGAACACGGAGCTGGTCAAAGTGATGGGCCTGTCCAACTACCACTGCAAGCTGCTTTCCCCCATCCTGGCCCGCTATGGCATGGACAAGCAAACGGGCAAGGCCAAGCTTCTCACCGAGATGAACCAGGGGGATGTCTTTGACTGTGCTCTCCTGGGCGACCGTGCCTTCCTCATCGAGCCTGAGCATGTCGACACTATGGGCTATGGCAAGGACCGCTCCGGCAGCCTCCTTTACCTGCATGACACCCTGGAGGACATCAAGAAAGCCAACAACAGCCAGGACTGCCTGATCCCTGTCCACGTGGATGGTGACGGCCACTGCCTGGTCCATGCTGTCTCAAGAGCACTGGTGGGCAGGGAGCTGTTCTGGCATGCGCTCCGGGAGAACCTGAAGAAGCACTTCAAGGAGAACCTGAGCCGCTACAAGGCTCTCTTCCATGACTTCATCGATGCAGTAGAGTGGGAGGACATAATCAGTGAGTGTGACCCTTTGTTTGTCCCTCCAGAAGGTGTGCCATTGGGCCTGCGAAACATTCACATCTTTGGTTTGGCCAATGTGCTTCACCGACCCATCATCCTACTGGATTCCTTGAGTGGAATGCGTAGTTCTGGAGATTACTCGGCAACTTTCCTCCCTGGGCTGGTACCGGTAGAAAAATGCATGGGAAAAGATGGCATGTTGAATAAACCTATCTGCATTGCATGGAGTAGCTCTGGACGTAACCATTATATTCCTTTGGTTGGAATAAAAGGTGCTGCTTTACCAAAACTGCCTATGAAATTACTTCCTAAAGCTTGGGGAGTTCCTCAGGATCTCATCAAAAAGTACATCAAACTGGAAGAGGATggttgtgtgattggaggagatagAAGTTTGCAAGATAAATACTTACTGAGGCTGGTTGCTGCAATGGAAGAGGTTTTCATGAATAAGCATGGTATTCATCCCAGTTTAGTAGCTGATGTACATCAGTATTTTTACAGAAGGACTGGTGTAATAGGAGTTCAGCCTGAAGATGTTACTGCAGCTGCCAAAAAAGCAGTGGTGGATAACCGCCTTCACAAGTGTCTAATCTGTGGTGCCCTTTCAGAGCTTCATGTTCCTCCAGAgtggctggctccaggagggaaaCTGTATAATCTGGCCAAAAGTACCCatggccagctgaggcctgacaaAAATTACAGTTTTCCTCTGAACAGTTTGGTGTGCTCTTATAATTCTGTGAAGGATGTCCTGGTACCAGACTACAGTCTGAGTAGTTTGACTGCTTGTAACTGGTGTCATGGTACCTTGGTGCGTCGTGTCAGGGGAGATGGATCTGTTGTATATCTGGATGGGGACAGAACTAATACTAAATCCACTGGTGGCAAATGTGGCTGTGGATTCAAGCACTATTGGGATGGTAAAGAATATGACAATCTCCCTGAAGCCTTTCCTATTACTTTAGAATGGGGTGGAAGAGTGGTGAGAGAGACTGTATATTGGTTCCAGTATGAAAGTGATACAACTCTTAACAGTAATGTGTATGATGTTGCAATGAAACTTGTTACCAAACACTTTCCTGGTGAATTTGGTAGTGAGATTCTTGTTCAGAAAGTTGTCAATACAATATTACATCAGACTGCCAAAAAGAACCCTGATGATTATACTCCTGTAAATATTGATAGTGCTCATGCGCAAAGAGCTGATGATATACAACAAGGACAAGACTTAGATTCGCAACTTCCAACCAAAATTATTCTTACTGGACAGAAAATGAAAACTTTGCACAAGGAAGAGTTAAATATGAGTAAAACTGAAAGAACTATTCAACAGAACATTGCAGACCAGGCTTCTGTAATGCAGAAAcggaaaactgaaaaattaaaacaagaacaaaaaggaCAACCTAGGACTACTTCCCCTGCTGCTGTTCGTGATGGGCCATCATCTGCTCCGGCTACGCCTACAAAGACCCCTTATTCTCCAACTTCTACAAAAGAAAAGAAGATCCGAATAACAACAAATGATGGGCGACAGTCTATGCTTACATTGAAGTCCACAACCACATtcgtggagctgcaggaaagtaTAGCCAGAGAATTTAATATTCCTCCATACTTGCAATGTATTCGCTATGGCTTTCCTCCCAAGGAGCTTCTTCCACCCAAGGAAGGAATGGAGAACGAGCCAGTTCCCTTGCAGCATGGTGATAAAATAACTATAGAGATCTTCAAAGGTAAGGAAGAAGGTAGTCAGTCTACTTCAGCACCCTCAACTCATGCTGTGAAACATGAAGATGTTGCAGTAACCAGTAAAATATCTTCCAAGGAGTTGCAAGAGCAAGTTGATAAAGAAATGTACTCCTTGTGTCTTCTAGCAACATTAATGG GTGAAGATGTTTGGTCATATGCAAAGGGACTTCCTCATTTGTTTCAGCAGGGTGGGGTGTTCTACAGCATAATGAAGAAAACTACCG GCCTGGCTGATGGCAAGCACTGTACTTTTCCATATCTGCCTGGTAAAAACTTTGTGTATAATGCAGCAGAAGATAGATTAGAGCTGTGTGTGGACGCTGCTGGGCACTTCCCTATTGGTCCTGATGTTGAAGACTTGGTTAAAGAGGCATTAAGTCAAGTACGAGCAGAGGCTACTTCAAGAAGCAGGGAAGCGAGTCCTTCACATGGACTTCTGAAATTAGGTAGCGGTGGAGTAGTAAAAAAGAAGTCTGAGCAACTGCATAATGTAACTGCATTTCAAGGAAAGGGCCACTCACTAGGAACTGCATCTAGTAGCCAACAACTTGATCAGAAATCCAGGGAAACACCACTTTTAAGAAAGCATAACACAGAAACAGACTTCAGTCCCAGTCCCACTAAAATAGAGCCTTCTATATTCACAGCTGCTTCTGGTAACAGTGAGCTTATCCGCATAGCTCCTGGAGTAGTGACAATGAGAGACAGCAGGCAGCTTGACCCTACCTTGATTGAGGCACAGCGAAAAAAGTTACAGGAAATGGTTTCTTCTATTCAGGCATCAATGGACAGACACCTGCGGGATCAAAATGCAGAGCAGTCAGCATCAATCGATTTGTCACAAAGAAAAGTAGAAGCAGTGAGTTCATCACCTAAAACTGGCAGCGTTCAGGCTAATTTGCCAGATTCTTTTTCCGTAACAGGTGGCACTGAACATTCAAATACAGAAACAACTGCTGGCAACGTGGTAAATTCTATGGGAGCAACATTCCACACGAGACCTAAAGCACCAAAAGGAAATTCTGTTGAGGAGGCTGAGGAGATGGATAGTCAAGATGCAGAGATTGCTAATACAACTGAGCCGATGGATCACTCTTGA
- the VCPIP1 gene encoding deubiquitinating protein VCPIP1 isoform X2, translating to MSQPPPPPPPPQQQQPPPPVSKKRDRRIFSGTCPDPSCQARLFFPAHGPLSSGSIECTDCGQRHEQRQLLGVEEVTDPDLVLHNLLRNALLGVSGGGPPRKNTELVKVMGLSNYHCKLLSPILARYGMDKQTGKAKLLTEMNQGDVFDCALLGDRAFLIEPEHVDTMGYGKDRSGSLLYLHDTLEDIKKANNSQDCLIPVHVDGDGHCLVHAVSRALVGRELFWHALRENLKKHFKENLSRYKALFHDFIDAVEWEDIISECDPLFVPPEGVPLGLRNIHIFGLANVLHRPIILLDSLSGMRSSGDYSATFLPGLVPVEKCMGKDGMLNKPICIAWSSSGRNHYIPLVGIKGAALPKLPMKLLPKAWGVPQDLIKKYIKLEEDGCVIGGDRSLQDKYLLRLVAAMEEVFMNKHGIHPSLVADVHQYFYRRTGVIGVQPEDVTAAAKKAVVDNRLHKCLICGALSELHVPPEWLAPGGKLYNLAKSTHGQLRPDKNYSFPLNSLVCSYNSVKDVLVPDYSLSSLTACNWCHGTLVRRVRGDGSVVYLDGDRTNTKSTGGKCGCGFKHYWDGKEYDNLPEAFPITLEWGGRVVRETVYWFQYESDTTLNSNVYDVAMKLVTKHFPGEFGSEILVQKVVNTILHQTAKKNPDDYTPVNIDSAHAQRADDIQQGQDLDSQLPTKIILTGQKMKTLHKEELNMSKTERTIQQNIADQASVMQKRKTEKLKQEQKGQPRTTSPAAVRDGPSSAPATPTKTPYSPTSTKEKKIRITTNDGRQSMLTLKSTTTFVELQESIAREFNIPPYLQCIRYGFPPKELLPPKEGMENEPVPLQHGDKITIEIFKGEDVWSYAKGLPHLFQQGGVFYSIMKKTTGLADGKHCTFPYLPGKNFVYNAAEDRLELCVDAAGHFPIGPDVEDLVKEALSQVRAEATSRSREASPSHGLLKLGSGGVVKKKSEQLHNVTAFQGKGHSLGTASSSQQLDQKSRETPLLRKHNTETDFSPSPTKIEPSIFTAASGNSELIRIAPGVVTMRDSRQLDPTLIEAQRKKLQEMVSSIQASMDRHLRDQNAEQSASIDLSQRKVEAVSSSPKTGSVQANLPDSFSVTGGTEHSNTETTAGNVVNSMGATFHTRPKAPKGNSVEEAEEMDSQDAEIANTTEPMDHS from the exons GCCTGTCTCGAAAAAGCGGGACCGGCGCATCTTCTCCGGAACCTGCCCGGACCCCAGCTGCCAGGCGCGCCTGTTCTTCCCGGCCCACGGGCCGCTGAGCAGCGGCAGCATCGAGTGCACGGACTGCGGGCAGCGCCACGAGCAGCGGcagctgctgggggtggaggaggtgacGGACCCGGACCTGGTGCTGCACAACCTGCTGCGGAACGCGCTGCTGGGGGtgagcggcgggggcccccccaggAAGAACACGGAGCTGGTCAAAGTGATGGGCCTGTCCAACTACCACTGCAAGCTGCTTTCCCCCATCCTGGCCCGCTATGGCATGGACAAGCAAACGGGCAAGGCCAAGCTTCTCACCGAGATGAACCAGGGGGATGTCTTTGACTGTGCTCTCCTGGGCGACCGTGCCTTCCTCATCGAGCCTGAGCATGTCGACACTATGGGCTATGGCAAGGACCGCTCCGGCAGCCTCCTTTACCTGCATGACACCCTGGAGGACATCAAGAAAGCCAACAACAGCCAGGACTGCCTGATCCCTGTCCACGTGGATGGTGACGGCCACTGCCTGGTCCATGCTGTCTCAAGAGCACTGGTGGGCAGGGAGCTGTTCTGGCATGCGCTCCGGGAGAACCTGAAGAAGCACTTCAAGGAGAACCTGAGCCGCTACAAGGCTCTCTTCCATGACTTCATCGATGCAGTAGAGTGGGAGGACATAATCAGTGAGTGTGACCCTTTGTTTGTCCCTCCAGAAGGTGTGCCATTGGGCCTGCGAAACATTCACATCTTTGGTTTGGCCAATGTGCTTCACCGACCCATCATCCTACTGGATTCCTTGAGTGGAATGCGTAGTTCTGGAGATTACTCGGCAACTTTCCTCCCTGGGCTGGTACCGGTAGAAAAATGCATGGGAAAAGATGGCATGTTGAATAAACCTATCTGCATTGCATGGAGTAGCTCTGGACGTAACCATTATATTCCTTTGGTTGGAATAAAAGGTGCTGCTTTACCAAAACTGCCTATGAAATTACTTCCTAAAGCTTGGGGAGTTCCTCAGGATCTCATCAAAAAGTACATCAAACTGGAAGAGGATggttgtgtgattggaggagatagAAGTTTGCAAGATAAATACTTACTGAGGCTGGTTGCTGCAATGGAAGAGGTTTTCATGAATAAGCATGGTATTCATCCCAGTTTAGTAGCTGATGTACATCAGTATTTTTACAGAAGGACTGGTGTAATAGGAGTTCAGCCTGAAGATGTTACTGCAGCTGCCAAAAAAGCAGTGGTGGATAACCGCCTTCACAAGTGTCTAATCTGTGGTGCCCTTTCAGAGCTTCATGTTCCTCCAGAgtggctggctccaggagggaaaCTGTATAATCTGGCCAAAAGTACCCatggccagctgaggcctgacaaAAATTACAGTTTTCCTCTGAACAGTTTGGTGTGCTCTTATAATTCTGTGAAGGATGTCCTGGTACCAGACTACAGTCTGAGTAGTTTGACTGCTTGTAACTGGTGTCATGGTACCTTGGTGCGTCGTGTCAGGGGAGATGGATCTGTTGTATATCTGGATGGGGACAGAACTAATACTAAATCCACTGGTGGCAAATGTGGCTGTGGATTCAAGCACTATTGGGATGGTAAAGAATATGACAATCTCCCTGAAGCCTTTCCTATTACTTTAGAATGGGGTGGAAGAGTGGTGAGAGAGACTGTATATTGGTTCCAGTATGAAAGTGATACAACTCTTAACAGTAATGTGTATGATGTTGCAATGAAACTTGTTACCAAACACTTTCCTGGTGAATTTGGTAGTGAGATTCTTGTTCAGAAAGTTGTCAATACAATATTACATCAGACTGCCAAAAAGAACCCTGATGATTATACTCCTGTAAATATTGATAGTGCTCATGCGCAAAGAGCTGATGATATACAACAAGGACAAGACTTAGATTCGCAACTTCCAACCAAAATTATTCTTACTGGACAGAAAATGAAAACTTTGCACAAGGAAGAGTTAAATATGAGTAAAACTGAAAGAACTATTCAACAGAACATTGCAGACCAGGCTTCTGTAATGCAGAAAcggaaaactgaaaaattaaaacaagaacaaaaaggaCAACCTAGGACTACTTCCCCTGCTGCTGTTCGTGATGGGCCATCATCTGCTCCGGCTACGCCTACAAAGACCCCTTATTCTCCAACTTCTACAAAAGAAAAGAAGATCCGAATAACAACAAATGATGGGCGACAGTCTATGCTTACATTGAAGTCCACAACCACATtcgtggagctgcaggaaagtaTAGCCAGAGAATTTAATATTCCTCCATACTTGCAATGTATTCGCTATGGCTTTCCTCCCAAGGAGCTTCTTCCACCCAAGGAAGGAATGGAGAACGAGCCAGTTCCCTTGCAGCATGGTGATAAAATAACTATAGAGATCTTCAAAG GTGAAGATGTTTGGTCATATGCAAAGGGACTTCCTCATTTGTTTCAGCAGGGTGGGGTGTTCTACAGCATAATGAAGAAAACTACCG GCCTGGCTGATGGCAAGCACTGTACTTTTCCATATCTGCCTGGTAAAAACTTTGTGTATAATGCAGCAGAAGATAGATTAGAGCTGTGTGTGGACGCTGCTGGGCACTTCCCTATTGGTCCTGATGTTGAAGACTTGGTTAAAGAGGCATTAAGTCAAGTACGAGCAGAGGCTACTTCAAGAAGCAGGGAAGCGAGTCCTTCACATGGACTTCTGAAATTAGGTAGCGGTGGAGTAGTAAAAAAGAAGTCTGAGCAACTGCATAATGTAACTGCATTTCAAGGAAAGGGCCACTCACTAGGAACTGCATCTAGTAGCCAACAACTTGATCAGAAATCCAGGGAAACACCACTTTTAAGAAAGCATAACACAGAAACAGACTTCAGTCCCAGTCCCACTAAAATAGAGCCTTCTATATTCACAGCTGCTTCTGGTAACAGTGAGCTTATCCGCATAGCTCCTGGAGTAGTGACAATGAGAGACAGCAGGCAGCTTGACCCTACCTTGATTGAGGCACAGCGAAAAAAGTTACAGGAAATGGTTTCTTCTATTCAGGCATCAATGGACAGACACCTGCGGGATCAAAATGCAGAGCAGTCAGCATCAATCGATTTGTCACAAAGAAAAGTAGAAGCAGTGAGTTCATCACCTAAAACTGGCAGCGTTCAGGCTAATTTGCCAGATTCTTTTTCCGTAACAGGTGGCACTGAACATTCAAATACAGAAACAACTGCTGGCAACGTGGTAAATTCTATGGGAGCAACATTCCACACGAGACCTAAAGCACCAAAAGGAAATTCTGTTGAGGAGGCTGAGGAGATGGATAGTCAAGATGCAGAGATTGCTAATACAACTGAGCCGATGGATCACTCTTGA